A DNA window from Massilia putida contains the following coding sequences:
- the guaD gene encoding guanine deaminase, with the protein MSNDTRNVQAYRASLLHFHADPLLAENAHAWHEDGLLVVENDRVLAAGDYDKLAPTLPPGTGIVDYRGQIIMPGFIDTHLHFPQTDMIGSPAPDLLPWLENYTFPTERQFKDPVHARTVAEFFLDELLRNGTTTALVYCTVHKESVDAFFEASAARNLRMAGGKVLMDRNCPDFLQDTADLRDSEDLIRRWHNNGRAQYAITPRFAPTSTPAQLGAAGELARAFPTTYIQTHVSESRDECAWVKSLYPDRRSYLQVYEHYGLMRPRAMFGHCIWLDDVDFALLADTGAAISHCPTSNLFLGSGLFDVAKADSVHARVSLGTDVGAGTSFSMLQTMNEAYKVARLKGSYLPALRMFYLATLGAARSMQLEGTIGNFAAGTEADFIVLDPKATPLLARRTANGDSLEETLFALALLGDDRAIRATYAAGKRVHERAPS; encoded by the coding sequence ATGTCCAACGATACCCGCAACGTGCAGGCCTACCGAGCAAGCCTGCTGCACTTCCACGCCGATCCTCTGCTTGCCGAGAATGCCCACGCCTGGCACGAGGACGGCCTGCTCGTCGTCGAGAACGACCGCGTGCTTGCCGCCGGCGACTACGACAAACTGGCGCCGACGCTGCCGCCCGGGACCGGCATTGTCGACTACCGCGGCCAGATCATCATGCCCGGCTTCATCGACACGCACCTGCATTTCCCGCAGACCGACATGATCGGTTCGCCCGCGCCGGACCTGCTGCCGTGGCTGGAGAACTACACGTTCCCGACCGAGCGCCAGTTCAAGGACCCCGTCCACGCGCGCACCGTCGCCGAGTTCTTCCTCGACGAGCTGCTGCGCAACGGCACGACGACGGCGCTGGTGTACTGCACGGTGCACAAGGAGTCCGTCGACGCGTTCTTCGAGGCGAGCGCCGCGCGCAACCTGCGCATGGCCGGCGGCAAGGTGCTGATGGACCGGAACTGCCCGGACTTCCTGCAAGACACGGCCGACCTGCGCGACAGCGAAGACCTGATCCGCCGCTGGCACAACAACGGCCGGGCGCAGTACGCGATCACGCCGCGCTTCGCGCCGACGTCCACCCCGGCCCAGCTGGGCGCCGCGGGCGAGCTGGCGCGCGCGTTCCCGACCACGTACATCCAGACGCACGTGTCGGAAAGCCGCGACGAATGCGCGTGGGTGAAGAGCCTGTACCCGGACCGTCGCAGCTATCTGCAGGTGTACGAGCACTATGGCCTGATGCGTCCGCGCGCGATGTTCGGCCACTGCATCTGGCTGGACGACGTCGACTTCGCGCTGCTGGCCGACACCGGCGCCGCGATCTCGCACTGCCCGACGTCGAACCTGTTCCTCGGCAGCGGCCTGTTCGACGTGGCCAAGGCCGACAGCGTGCATGCCCGCGTGTCGCTGGGGACGGACGTCGGCGCCGGCACGTCGTTCTCGATGTTGCAAACAATGAATGAAGCGTATAAAGTTGCGCGATTGAAAGGCAGCTATCTCCCGGCCCTGCGCATGTTCTATCTCGCCACGCTGGGCGCCGCGCGCAGCATGCAGCTCGAAGGGACGATCGGCAATTTTGCCGCCGGTACCGAGGCCGATTTCATCGTCCTCGACCCGAAGGCGACGCCGCTGCTGGCGCGCCGGACGGCGAACGGCGACTCGCTCGAGGAAACCCTGTTCGCGCTGGCGCTGCTGGGCGACGACCGCGCCATCCGCGCCACGTATGCGGCGGGCAAGCGGGTGCACGAGCGGGCGCCGTCGTAA
- the xdhA gene encoding xanthine dehydrogenase small subunit, whose protein sequence is MSTPIRFFYRGAVHEVNDVAPTQTILQHLREDLHCTGTKEGCAEGDCGACTVVLGSLENGELQMRSVNSCIQFTPTLDGKALFTVEDLAQKDGALHPVQQALVECHGSQCGFCTPGFAMSLWGLYLKQEGREPTRCEIDDTLSGNLCRCTGYRPIIDAAKRMVALPPAEFDRASVAEQLRALQRDAGATYKYDGQTFHAPRTLDELVAVRAAHPKATILAGSTDVGLWVTKQMRELTDIIYLGHVAELKTLREQDGFIEIGAGISLEDAYAAICKHYDAELGELWQRFASLPIRNAGTLGGNVANGSPIGDSMPWLIALGSELVLRGPAGERTMPLESFYLGYQVKDWRDGEFVQAVRVPLPRKNVAFRTYKLAKRFDQDISAVCAAFAFTLEDGIVRDARIAFGGMAATPKRATQAEGVLNGRAWDEAAVLDAMAALAKDYAPLSDMRASSAYRMKTAQNLLRRYWLETRKDNPLPTSAVNPFANKSTTALA, encoded by the coding sequence ATGTCCACACCGATCCGATTTTTCTACCGCGGCGCCGTCCATGAAGTGAACGACGTCGCGCCGACGCAGACCATCCTGCAGCATCTGCGCGAGGACCTGCACTGCACGGGCACCAAGGAGGGCTGCGCCGAAGGCGACTGCGGCGCGTGCACCGTCGTGCTCGGATCGCTCGAAAACGGCGAACTGCAGATGCGCTCCGTGAATTCCTGCATCCAGTTCACGCCGACGCTGGACGGCAAAGCCTTGTTCACCGTCGAAGACCTGGCGCAGAAGGACGGCGCCCTGCACCCCGTGCAGCAGGCCCTCGTCGAATGCCACGGTTCGCAGTGCGGCTTCTGCACGCCGGGCTTTGCCATGTCGCTGTGGGGCCTGTACCTCAAGCAGGAAGGCCGCGAGCCGACCCGCTGCGAAATCGACGACACGCTGTCCGGCAACCTGTGCCGCTGCACGGGCTACCGTCCGATCATCGATGCGGCCAAGCGCATGGTGGCCCTGCCGCCCGCGGAGTTCGACCGTGCGTCCGTGGCCGAGCAGCTGCGCGCCCTGCAGCGCGACGCCGGCGCCACCTATAAATACGACGGCCAGACCTTCCACGCCCCGCGTACGCTGGACGAACTCGTCGCCGTGCGCGCCGCGCATCCGAAAGCGACGATCCTCGCCGGCTCGACCGACGTCGGCCTGTGGGTCACGAAGCAGATGCGCGAACTCACCGACATCATCTATCTGGGCCACGTGGCCGAACTGAAGACTCTGCGCGAGCAGGACGGCTTCATCGAGATCGGTGCCGGCATCTCGCTCGAAGACGCCTACGCCGCCATCTGCAAGCACTACGACGCGGAACTGGGGGAATTGTGGCAGCGCTTCGCGTCGCTCCCGATCCGCAACGCGGGCACCCTGGGCGGCAACGTCGCCAACGGCTCGCCGATCGGCGACTCGATGCCGTGGCTGATCGCCCTCGGCAGCGAGCTGGTGCTGCGCGGACCCGCAGGCGAGCGCACCATGCCGCTCGAGAGCTTCTACCTGGGCTACCAGGTCAAGGATTGGCGCGACGGCGAATTCGTGCAGGCCGTGCGTGTTCCGCTGCCGCGCAAGAATGTCGCGTTCCGCACTTATAAGCTGGCCAAGCGCTTCGACCAGGACATCTCGGCCGTCTGCGCCGCCTTTGCCTTCACGCTGGAGGACGGCATCGTGCGGGACGCCCGCATCGCTTTCGGCGGCATGGCCGCGACGCCCAAGCGCGCCACGCAGGCGGAAGGCGTCCTGAACGGCCGCGCGTGGGATGAAGCCGCCGTGCTGGACGCGATGGCAGCCCTGGCGAAAGACTACGCGCCGCTGTCCGACATGCGCGCATCGAGCGCCTACCGCATGAAGACGGCGCAGAACCTGCTGCGCCGCTACTGGCTCGAAACGCGCAAGGACAACCCGCTGCCGACCAGCGCAGTCAACCCGTTTGCCAACAAATCGACGACCGCCCTGGCCTGA
- the xdhC gene encoding xanthine dehydrogenase accessory protein XdhC translates to MDDWLIPTAQRAVLITVAKAEGSVPREPGARMLVDAFSQWGTVGGGHLELRGIETARAMLEKGDVRRLERFPLGPSLGQCCGGVVHLAFELVDRAHCAELAARRHDDCWRVVALDGEPDLALVDALGHNIQRKGGRYPDFERSGGTRVLLDADGRRWLVDHVPAPRAHVMLFGAGHVGAAIVRLLADLPCRVTWVDEREDMFPDLAPPNVVVEATDMPEVLARQAAPGTCFLVMTHNHALDQRLTEAILKRPANQDWFGLIGSETKRKQFEHRLRDRGISRARLDDMVCPIGVPGIKGKEPAVIAVAVVAQLLMVFEAAARAAASQATTQATSEQ, encoded by the coding sequence ATGGACGACTGGCTCATCCCCACCGCGCAGCGGGCCGTGCTGATCACGGTCGCGAAGGCCGAAGGTTCCGTACCGCGCGAACCGGGCGCGCGCATGCTGGTCGACGCGTTCAGCCAGTGGGGCACCGTCGGCGGCGGCCACCTGGAGCTGCGCGGCATCGAAACGGCGCGCGCCATGCTCGAAAAGGGCGACGTGCGCCGGCTGGAACGCTTCCCGCTCGGCCCGAGCCTGGGCCAGTGCTGCGGCGGCGTCGTGCACCTCGCGTTCGAACTGGTCGATCGCGCGCACTGCGCGGAGCTGGCCGCACGCCGCCACGACGATTGCTGGCGCGTCGTCGCGCTGGACGGTGAGCCGGATCTCGCGCTCGTCGATGCGCTGGGCCACAACATCCAGCGCAAGGGCGGCCGCTACCCGGACTTCGAGCGCAGCGGCGGCACCCGCGTGCTGCTCGATGCCGACGGACGGCGCTGGCTGGTCGACCACGTCCCGGCGCCGCGCGCGCACGTGATGCTGTTCGGCGCGGGCCACGTCGGCGCGGCCATCGTGCGCCTGCTGGCGGACTTGCCGTGCCGCGTTACCTGGGTCGACGAACGGGAAGACATGTTCCCGGACCTCGCTCCGCCCAACGTCGTCGTGGAAGCGACCGACATGCCGGAAGTCCTGGCCCGCCAGGCCGCCCCCGGCACGTGCTTCCTCGTCATGACGCACAACCACGCGCTGGACCAGCGCCTGACCGAAGCGATCCTGAAACGGCCCGCGAACCAGGATTGGTTCGGCCTCATCGGATCGGAAACCAAACGCAAGCAGTTCGAGCACCGCCTGCGCGACCGGGGCATTTCCCGCGCCCGCCTGGACGACATGGTGTGCCCGATCGGCGTCCCCGGCATCAAGGGCAAGGAGCCCGCCGTGATCGCGGTCGCCGTCGTCGCGCAACTGCTGATGGTCTTCGAGGCGGCGGCACGCGCCGCCGCCTCGCAGGCCACAACCCAAGCCACATCGGAACAATAA
- a CDS encoding adenosine deaminase family protein produces the protein MTKTLSSSLLITLAALAATASARTPASGPDEAATARHYASLIAGAEPKTAELVLFFSQMPKGGDLHHHYSGAIYAETYVDWLDKQGACVNKLSYRIETDKSVVENERAKQPKDRTCLSSSDVYADDFTWRELLQRWSSKDFNNHGAIQPPPDRQFFQTFGYFGPVSNSNFHEGLVELKNRALAENVAYIETMFKSPDTVSDPEFDKRAWDSARDEAKFAQLLDTARQKLDATPAFKTSVDTFVNTVNEAAQGIDDDNFTMRYQTYVVRLFSPSRVFSSMLAAFESAARGGKIVGVNIVGQESQMVSMRDYTLHMQMFRYLKKVYPKVNVAMHAGELALGDVPPEDLKYHIDQALNVAGAQRIGHGIDLAHETNAVGIMKTMRAKDIPVEINLTSNAFIEGVQGDNHPITLYRKYGVPYVISTDDAGVTRHNLANEYVLFASRYKPSYAEVKRASYNSIRYAFLPDADKQRLMRQLDARYARFEADIAALDRTAVKH, from the coding sequence ATGACGAAAACCCTGAGCAGCAGCCTGCTGATCACCCTGGCGGCCCTCGCGGCCACCGCTTCCGCGCGCACCCCGGCGTCCGGCCCCGACGAAGCGGCCACCGCGCGCCACTACGCATCCCTGATCGCGGGCGCCGAGCCGAAGACCGCGGAACTGGTCCTGTTCTTCTCGCAGATGCCCAAGGGCGGCGACCTGCACCACCATTATTCCGGCGCGATCTATGCCGAGACCTATGTTGACTGGCTCGACAAGCAGGGCGCCTGCGTCAACAAGCTCTCGTACCGCATCGAGACGGACAAGAGCGTCGTCGAGAACGAGCGCGCGAAGCAGCCGAAGGACCGCACCTGCCTGTCCTCGTCCGACGTGTACGCCGACGACTTCACGTGGCGCGAGCTGCTGCAGCGCTGGTCGAGCAAGGATTTCAACAACCACGGCGCGATCCAGCCGCCGCCGGACCGCCAGTTCTTCCAGACCTTCGGCTACTTCGGCCCCGTCTCGAACAGCAACTTCCACGAAGGCCTCGTCGAACTGAAGAACCGGGCGCTCGCCGAGAACGTGGCGTACATCGAGACGATGTTCAAGAGCCCCGACACGGTGTCCGATCCGGAGTTCGACAAGCGCGCCTGGGACAGCGCGCGCGACGAGGCGAAGTTCGCGCAGCTGCTCGACACCGCGCGCCAGAAGCTCGACGCCACGCCGGCGTTCAAGACGTCCGTCGACACCTTCGTCAACACCGTCAACGAGGCGGCCCAGGGCATCGACGACGACAACTTCACGATGCGCTACCAGACCTATGTCGTGCGCCTGTTCTCGCCGTCGCGCGTGTTCTCGTCGATGCTGGCCGCGTTCGAGTCGGCCGCGCGGGGCGGCAAGATCGTCGGCGTGAACATCGTGGGCCAGGAAAGCCAGATGGTCTCCATGCGCGACTACACGCTGCACATGCAGATGTTCCGCTACCTGAAGAAGGTCTACCCGAAGGTCAACGTCGCGATGCACGCGGGCGAGCTGGCGCTGGGCGACGTGCCGCCGGAAGACCTCAAGTACCACATCGACCAGGCCCTGAACGTGGCGGGCGCCCAGCGCATCGGCCACGGCATCGACCTCGCGCACGAGACCAACGCCGTCGGCATCATGAAGACCATGCGGGCGAAGGACATCCCGGTCGAGATCAACCTGACGTCGAACGCCTTCATCGAGGGCGTGCAGGGCGATAACCACCCGATCACGCTGTACCGCAAATATGGCGTGCCGTACGTGATCTCGACGGACGACGCCGGCGTCACCCGCCACAACCTGGCCAATGAATACGTGCTGTTCGCCAGCCGCTACAAGCCGAGCTACGCGGAAGTCAAAAGGGCGTCGTACAACAGTATCCGCTACGCCTTCCTGCCCGACGCCGACAAGCAGCGCCTGATGCGCCAGCTCGACGCCCGCTACGCGCGCTTCGAGGCGGACATCGCGGCGCTCGACCGCACCGCCGTGAAGCACTGA
- the xdhB gene encoding xanthine dehydrogenase molybdopterin binding subunit, with product MNDAGSPALTKADWAQVGLGKAHESARLHVLGQADYTDDIAEVRGTLHAALGLSSKAHARILDIDFTDVLASRGVRAVLTAKDIPGTNDCGPIIHDDPILADGLVQYIGQPIFVVVADSHDLARRAAKKAKVSYEELPAILTPQAARAAGSFVLPPMRLTRGDAETAFERAPNRVKGELYVGGQEQFYLEGQISYAIPQENDGMLVLCSTQHPSEMQHVVAHALNVHSHNIVVECRRMGGGFGGKESQSALWAACASVAAKRLNRAVKLRADRDDDMMVTGKRHCFHYLYEVGYDDSGRIVAAKVDMVSRAGFSADLSGPVATRAICHFDNTYYLSDCDIRAAAGKTNTQSNTAFRGFGGPQGAIAIEYIIDEIARNLGKDALDIRKLNFYDKIDRNVTPYGQPVVDNVIHELVGQLEEASEYRARRQAIEAYNKTSPVLKKGLALTPLKFGIAFNVTHLNQAGALVHVYVDGSILVNHGGTEMGQGVNTKVMQVVAHELGVDLTRVRIAATNTSKVANTSATAASTGADLNGKAAQDAARQIRERLASFAAKQFGGAAEDVRFVADTVFANGQEIPFGELVAKAYLARVQLWSDGFYATPNLHWDPKTMTGNPFFYFAYGAAVSEVVIDTLTGEWKLLRADALYDAGKSLNPAIDIGQVEGAFIQGMGWLTTEELWWNAQGKLMTHAPSTYKIPGVSDCPEAFTVRLFENSNVADSIHRSKAVGEPPLLLPFSVFLAIRDAISAVGEHKVNPPLRAPATSEAILDAVSFVENAVRETKAA from the coding sequence ATGAACGACGCAGGATCCCCCGCACTGACCAAGGCCGACTGGGCGCAGGTCGGTCTCGGAAAAGCCCATGAATCGGCCCGGCTGCACGTGCTCGGCCAGGCCGACTACACGGACGATATCGCCGAGGTGCGCGGCACCTTGCACGCGGCCCTCGGCCTGTCGAGCAAGGCGCATGCGCGCATCCTCGACATCGACTTCACCGACGTCCTGGCCAGCCGCGGCGTGCGCGCCGTGCTGACGGCCAAGGACATCCCCGGCACCAACGACTGCGGTCCGATCATCCACGACGATCCGATCCTCGCCGATGGCCTCGTGCAGTACATCGGCCAGCCGATCTTCGTGGTCGTCGCCGACAGCCACGATCTGGCCCGCCGCGCCGCCAAGAAGGCGAAGGTCAGCTACGAAGAACTGCCCGCGATCCTGACCCCGCAGGCCGCGCGCGCCGCCGGCTCGTTCGTGCTGCCGCCGATGCGCCTGACGCGCGGCGACGCCGAGACCGCGTTCGAGCGCGCGCCGAACCGCGTGAAGGGCGAGCTGTATGTCGGCGGCCAGGAACAGTTTTATCTGGAAGGCCAGATTTCGTACGCCATCCCGCAGGAAAACGACGGCATGCTCGTGCTGTGCTCCACGCAGCACCCGAGCGAGATGCAGCACGTCGTGGCGCACGCCCTGAACGTCCATTCGCACAATATCGTCGTCGAGTGCCGCCGCATGGGCGGTGGTTTCGGCGGCAAGGAATCGCAGTCGGCACTGTGGGCCGCCTGCGCGTCGGTCGCGGCGAAACGCCTGAACCGCGCCGTGAAGCTGCGCGCCGACCGCGACGACGACATGATGGTCACCGGCAAGCGCCACTGCTTCCACTACCTGTATGAAGTGGGCTACGACGACAGCGGCCGCATCGTCGCGGCGAAGGTCGACATGGTGAGCCGCGCCGGCTTCTCGGCCGACCTGTCCGGTCCGGTCGCGACCCGCGCGATCTGCCACTTCGACAATACGTATTACCTGTCCGACTGCGACATCCGCGCGGCGGCCGGCAAGACGAACACCCAGTCGAACACCGCGTTCCGCGGCTTCGGCGGGCCGCAGGGCGCCATCGCGATCGAATACATCATCGACGAGATCGCACGCAACCTGGGCAAGGATGCGCTCGACATCCGCAAGCTGAATTTCTACGACAAGATCGACCGCAACGTCACGCCGTACGGCCAGCCCGTCGTCGACAACGTGATCCACGAACTGGTGGGCCAGCTGGAAGAGGCGAGCGAATACCGCGCGCGCCGCCAGGCCATCGAGGCGTACAACAAGACGAGCCCCGTGCTGAAGAAGGGGCTTGCGCTCACGCCGCTGAAATTCGGCATCGCGTTCAACGTGACGCACCTGAACCAGGCCGGCGCGCTCGTGCACGTGTACGTGGACGGCTCCATCCTCGTCAACCACGGCGGCACGGAAATGGGGCAGGGCGTCAACACCAAGGTGATGCAGGTGGTCGCGCACGAACTGGGCGTCGATCTCACCCGCGTGCGCATCGCCGCGACCAACACCAGCAAGGTCGCCAACACGTCGGCGACGGCCGCATCGACCGGCGCCGACTTGAACGGCAAGGCCGCCCAGGACGCGGCGCGCCAGATCCGCGAACGCCTGGCAAGCTTCGCCGCCAAGCAGTTCGGCGGCGCCGCGGAAGACGTGCGCTTCGTCGCCGACACCGTGTTCGCGAACGGCCAGGAAATCCCGTTCGGCGAGCTGGTCGCCAAGGCATATCTCGCCCGCGTGCAGCTGTGGTCGGACGGCTTCTACGCCACGCCGAACCTGCACTGGGATCCGAAGACGATGACGGGCAACCCGTTCTTCTACTTCGCGTACGGCGCGGCCGTGTCGGAAGTCGTCATCGACACGCTGACGGGCGAATGGAAGCTGCTGCGCGCCGACGCGCTGTACGATGCGGGCAAGTCGCTGAACCCGGCGATCGACATCGGCCAGGTCGAAGGCGCCTTCATCCAGGGCATGGGCTGGCTGACGACGGAAGAACTGTGGTGGAACGCTCAAGGCAAGCTGATGACGCATGCGCCGTCCACGTACAAGATTCCGGGCGTGTCGGATTGCCCGGAAGCGTTCACCGTGCGCCTGTTCGAGAACAGTAACGTGGCCGATTCGATCCACCGCTCGAAGGCCGTCGGCGAGCCGCCGCTGCTGCTGCCGTTCTCCGTGTTCCTCGCGATCCGCGACGCCATCTCGGCCGTCGGCGAGCACAAGGTGAACCCGCCGCTGCGCGCACCGGCGACGAGCGAGGCGATCCTCGACGCGGTCTCCTTCGTCGAAAACGCCGTGCGGGAAACCAAGGCAGCCTGA